In Cryptomeria japonica chromosome 10, Sugi_1.0, whole genome shotgun sequence, a genomic segment contains:
- the LOC131064823 gene encoding non-specific lipid transfer protein GPI-anchored 11 translates to MERIAVICFAVMALLGSVIAETPAPSPTSDCLSYITTLAPCLKFVTTPTNQTKPDKDCCTALSTVVSTKVTCLCLLLDPSNSLGLQINITQALALPAACNVKTPSVSQCNAAAPGTSKLTTPVSSPTASSPVISPVMSPAESPAMSPAKSPAMSPLLSPATAPVMSPTVSPVPSPASSLASSPSPVSSPPALVPSSAPVTGGTAQAPGPGSTVSTPPSPKSPATAPGAQNAENAGTIFAPSAIFVLVGLALATFQW, encoded by the exons ATGGAGAGAATTGCTGTGATTTGCTTTGCTGTGATGGCTTTGCTCGGGAGCGTGATCGCAGAGACGCCTGCGCCCTCTCCTACCTCGGATTGTCTTAGCTACATCACAACGCTTGCGCCGTGTTTGAAGTTTGTAACGACTCCGACTAATCAGACTAAGCCGGATAAGGATTGCTGCACAGCGCTTTCGACGGTTGTTTCAACCAAGGTGACTTGTCTGTGCTTGCTACTGGATCCTAGTAATTCTCTCGGGTTACAGATCAATATAACGCAGGCTTTGGCTCTTCCTGCGGCTTGTAATGTCAAGACACCGTCTGTCAGTCAGTGTAACGCAG CTGCGCCTGGCACTTCTAAGCTTACCACACCTG tGTCTTCTCCCACAGCGAGCTCTCCAGTAATATCACCGGTCATGTCTCCAGCCGAATCACCAGCAATGTCTCCAGCCAAATCACCAGCAATGTCTCCACTTTTATCTCCGGCTACAGCACCAGTTATGTCACCGACTGTGTCTCCCGTTCCATCACCAGCGTCTTCGCTAG CTTCATCTCCATCCCCTGTTTCAAGTCCACCCGCCTTAGTGCCCTCCTCAGCCCCAGTCACAGGTGGAACAGCGCAAGCGCCAGGGCCAGGAAGTACAGTTTCTACGCCTCCATCCCCCAAATCTCCTGCTACCGCTCCTGGTGCCCAAAATGCTGAAAATGCGGGGACTATTTTTGCACCCTCTGCTATATTTGTATTGGTGGGATTGGCGCTGGCCACTTTCCAGTGGTGA